One Candidatus Nitronauta litoralis genomic window, AGGTACAGAGCCGGTTGCTTCCTATAAAAATGGAGTGAGCCCTTACGGCTTGTTCGATATGAGTGGTAACGTGTGGGAATGGGTCGATGCTTTTTACCTGCCTCATCCAGGCAACAACATCCCCAAGCCGGAATACGGACGCGATAAACGCGTATTAAAAGGTGGATCGTGGTTCGATTGCCTGTCTTATGGATGCGGGTTGAGCGCACCCACTTTCAATCGTTCTTTTTTCAATCCTGAAGTAAAAAATAACAGTTTCGGGTTTCGTTGTGCGCTATCGGCGGCACCCGTAAAAAAAGCAGAAAAATAATTTGTGTGCGGGCACCTCTCCCGTGTAAGGGGGATGGAGGGATTTTCCTTCATCTTTTTGCCACAACATACAAGATCTTCAAGCGAACAATGCGTTACAATCCCCCTGGCTTCGCCTTCCCCCTTTACAAGGGGTTTTTTGAATTCACCAAAAGTTAAATAACCCTATGCTTCCAAAATTCCTGTTTGGGTCAGTTAAAAAAGCATCGAATGATATGCACCCACCCGGTGTGAGCCGGACGCGCAAAATTCTTATCTGGGTTCTGATTATCGGGTTCTGGGTCGCGTTTTACTGGGTGCGGGATCCCGCTTCGCCCTAGACAAGGACTGCCGACTGGCTTCTACAAAATCAAGGCGGGCGCGATAAGGATCGTCGTGCAATAAGTCCCAACTCTTCTTTCCCGGTGTGAGAGTCAACCGGGTCTCACGCTCACTCCATAAAAGCATCCTGCTCTCGTCAACCTCGACGGGAGTTTCCACTTTGTACTCGACGGGCTTGGGGTCTTCCTCCACAGGAGGTAGTTCCACATTGTGAAAACCGGAAACACGTGGATGGAATATCAGTTCCTTTTGATGAACCGCTCCTGCAAACTTCGCGTCCAGTCGATCCCGTCTTTTATATAAGGGGGGTTGAGGTGCGTCGATGTCGATGTGTCGATAAGGATTGATCTCGATACCAGGGTCTGGCTTGAAACGTTGCAGGTCTGGAATCTGGAAACCTTTTCCGGTCAACACCATGGCCTTATCCTGATTGCGAATTGTGGGATCCAGATCGTCGCTGTCATCCGGCCGGATTTCTTTTTCCTGCCTTAACCAGTAGGGGAGGTAATCGTACTCCAGAATTTTCTGGTACTCCTTGTCGACCCTGTATTCGCTGTGCTCGGGAACCGGAGTCTTTTTTAATCCATTGACGATTTTGGCAGCAGGTGCAACGGTATTGTCCGATGGCGAGCGCACCGGTGCCTCCTGAGCCCAAACAGACCCACCGCCCCCTAACAACAGGGCCATAATCAGAATTTGTAAGCGCAGCTCCCACTGCAGCCTGACAAACGTCATGGCGAAGATTCTCCCTAACGTAGGTTACGGCAAACATCTGCAGGACTTAACCCCTGTCGCAAAATAGAGGGAAACTTCTGCACAAAAAGGAAAAATGTTCATGGATGGGAACAGGCAGGCAAAACAAGAAACCCTTGTTTTATATAGAGTTATTATTTTCAGGCTGTGTGGCACGGGGATTGCTATTAAAACGATGAAGATTCGAACTGGCACGTCCAACTCCTCGGATAGGGTCCTCCCACCTTATCCGGGGCGTGCCTAACTTCTTCCCTTTCTACTCCGAATACACCTGATGATAGCGACTGCCTCCACCGCCGGGGCTGGGTCCGCCGGTGAGCAAATGAATCTTGTTTCCAACAACAGCAGACCCTAACCCGTGACAGGGTTTCGGCATATCCGGTCTTTTCTCCCACTTGTCCGTTTTTGGAATATAGGCTTCGTTGTCATCAAAAGTTCCTTCACCCGACTCCCCACCGAATACATAAATTTTTCCATTCAGTAACTGTGAGGTGACCCCGCTTCGCGGAGTTGGCAATGCCGCCAGTTTTGACCAGGTGTCCGTGATCGGATCGTATACTTCATTCGCTCCGAGGTTCTGATTGTAGTCGACATTGATCCGTCCGCCGATTGCATACAACTTGTCCTGCCAGACAGTCGCGGTGAAATGATCACGTGGTGTGGGTATGGGTTTATGAGAAGTCCATTGGTCGGTGTGGGGGTCGTAACTTTCATTCGCAGCGGTGTTAGCCAGACTGAAGATATGGCGCTGTGCTCCACCGACTGCGTAGATCCTGCCGTGGATCACACCTGCAGCCAAAGCACCGCGCTCTGTTGGCATTGATTTTTTTTTAGTCCAGCGGTTGGCTTTGGGATCAAACTCATAGAGGGTATTGGTGGGGGTCCACATGCCGGACTTGAAACCGCCTATGATATAAATTTTTCCTTCCAGAGTAACTGCAACTGTGTGGTGCAGAGCTTCCGGCATGGGGAATCCGGCTGTCCAGGTACTCGTAGCGGTATCGAATATATCAACTTTGTTGCTGATCCCTTTTTCTCCGAAACCGCCAAACAGATAAACTTTTCCATCAAGCGCTGTAACCGCAACCTCAGTTCGTTTTGAAGGAGTCGGACCCATTTCCTGCCACGAACCGATGGCCCACACTTGCAGGGGAATAAATGAAACCAGAAAAAACAGAAGAGAGGATTTTAAATATTGCGAGAACATCGCGACCTCCTTTTGAAAGAGACGAGTTCAGCGACCCGGCCGCAGCAGGTCGAGTTCTTTTATTTGTTCAAGTAAATCAGGGAGTGTTTCCATCTTGATCATGTTGGGTCCATCAGATGGAGCGTTGTCCGGGTCCGGGTGCACTTCCATGAACAGCGCATCCACCCCCACTGCAACCGCAGCACGTGTCAAGGGAGCCACCAGTTCGCGTTGTCCGCCAGACGTTGTGCCCTGCCCACCCGGCAATTGCAGGCTGTGGGTGCAGTCGAACACTACCGGGCAACCGAATTCATGCATGACCACGAGGGACCGCATATCGACCACCAGGTTATTGTAGCCGAACATGAATCCACGTTCAGTGAGGCTCACATTCTCATTCCCGGTCGTTTTAAACTTATCGACAACATGTTTCATGTCCCAGGGAGCAAGAAATTGTCCTTTTTTAATATTGACCGGTTTACCGGTTTCAGCAGCCTTGATGACCAGATCCGTTTGACGGCACAGGAATGCCGGGATCTGCAAAATATCCAGCACCTGGGAGGCAGGGTCAACTTCTTCCACAGCGTGTACATCGGATAAAACCGGAACATCGATTTCTTTTTTGACTTCGGCAAGAATTCCCAGCCCCGCCTCAATTCCCGGGCCTCGAAAGGATTCGATAGAAGTCCTGTTAGCCTTGTCGTAACTGGCTTTGAAAATAAAGGGAATGCCGGCTTCATCAAAAATAGTTTTCAGTCTTCCCGCGCAATCTATCGCGTGTTGGCGGGATTCGATCACACAGGGTCCAGCGATTACGGCCAACGGCTTTTCGGCCCCCATGGAAACGTTTCCAACTTTTATCTCACGCGTCATGATTTTTCTTCCATATCCGGGATACTCACCCCAATAAACGGAATCGGAATCGGGTGTGGTTGTTCCGTGCGAGGCATCAATCCATCGGGGGCCAAAAGACTGTAGGTAATTTCGCGAACCTTTTCGTGGTTACCCGCTTTATAAACCGATTTAAAACCTTTGTTGCGCAAGTCTTCAAGGTTGACATCCGGAGCATCCGGTGTGATCAGGATTATGTAGGGGACTTTTTTGTCACGGGCATTTTTTATCAGGTGATGAAGCTCATTCTTTCCCTTGCGCATTACAAAAACCACAAGGCTGCTTTTGAGCAATCCGGAGCGTTTGACACAATCCTGAAAGTTGGCAAACACAACAACAGTGAAATTTTCCTGCTTCACAAATTTGGCCAACTGCAACCGTTCGTTTTTTACCGGGTCCACAATGAAAAGTGTTTTGTAATCCATATATCCTGAATTCAGCAGAGTTAATATAAAAAATCTAATTTCTAAAGCGTAGTCTAGCACCAAAGACCGAGTGCTTGTATCTAAAAGAGCCCTTCGGATTGCTACCTGAAAAACATGTTAGGATATATTCTTGTATATTTTGCCAACCTGCTTATGTTTCAACCTCCTGCCCTTCAAAGGGCTTCAACAAGGCTCTCCATATGCGTTGGTTACTGAACTCCATGGTTTGCATATTAATATTGCTCACACCCGATATTGGTTTTGCAGAAGGCCCACCGAAAGACAAATCCCTATTAGTTCCAATCGAAGGCGAACTCAATCCTATCATTGCCTCTTTTGTAAAAGAGGAAATTGGCCGGGCACAAAAGGAAAAGTTTGCGTTCGTTATTTTAAAATTGAGTTTAACTGGAGATTTTAGTCCCGCACTCCTCCATACCCTTAAGACCATTCAAAACTCAAAACTACCGATTGTTGCGTTCGTGCCCCGGCAGGATTCTCCTCCCTCCCTGGCCCGAACATTTTTGCTGGAAGCTTCACATCTTGCTGCAATGGCACCTGAAACCAAATTCGGCCGTGCCCCCCCGGAAGACGATCTTGATATCCCCCTGCCTCCCGAAGAAGCGGCTGAAAAAAATAAAACCATGATCCAGCAAACGGCCTTATTGAAAACTCTGGCTTCCAGCCAGGGGCGGAAAACCACCTGGGTCGAAGAGGTGGTCCGGGAGGGGAAGTCGTTTTCTGCGGAAGAAGCAATTAATCTGGGAGCCATTGATCTGGCAGCAGAAAACCTGGATACACTTCTTGAAAAAGCTAACGGTCGTTCGGTTCATGTGCTTTCGCAAACAATCATACTCAACACACAAAAGCTTGAGTTGTCAGAATCCGAGGTTCCCGAGATTCTCGAGGCCATGCAAACTTTGGCCAATCCGGAAATTACCCAGTGGGTGGTGATTGCCGGTATCGTCCTCCTATTGCTTGATTTTCTGGTTTTCGGTGCCGTCGTACCGGGGGCCATAGGACTAATTTGTCTGGTCCTGATGCTTTTTGCCAGTGGGCTCATCTCCCCTCCAACTGCCGGGTGGACTTTCATCGTCATGGGACTGTTATTACTTTTCCTGGAAGGCGTCGTAGCGGCAATGGGCCTGATCGCGATTTGCGGTGCCGTGTCTCTCATATTTGGAATCCTGATTCTACTTGGACATCATTTCCCGGATTTACTGATTTCAGACACTACTGTAATTTTCGCCGTCTCGTTGGGAACCCTGTTTTCCATTGGTTTGCTTTCACTCATAAAAAAAATATATAAAAAATTCAACAAGGGGAAAGAAGAGGAATCTCCAGCTTAAATCTTTCCAATTATTGAGAAAATTTAGAATTTTGGATGTTTTTTCCACAAGCAAAAATGAAAAAATTGCGAAATTTATTGATAACAGGGGTAGTAATCGAAGCCTTTGCCCCCTATTATGTTTTCAAGGGGCGATTCATTGGGTCCGCAATAATAATTCTCCAAGGACATACCCAGACTGAAAATGTTTTAACTAAATAACAATGATCCTTCCACTGGATTAATTGCCTTGGTTTTTAGGCTTCACCTCCCTCCTAACCAATCTATGCACCTTCCATATCAAAAGAAAAGGAAATTTCTTTTGGACATGTTCATGTCTCTGGTTCTGGTGGTTAGCCTGGTTATCGTTCTGATCCCATTTTTTGAAAATCGCGTTATCTACCATCCCATCTGTTACCCCAATGGATTATGGAATCCAGAGTCTGAAGGACTGAACGTTGAAAACGTCTGGTTCAAATCGCCAGACGGTACCCAGTTGCATGGCTGGTTTGTCCCTACTTCTAAAGCCAAAACTACCCTGCTCTGGTTTCACGGTAATGCCGGTAACCTTTCCCATCGCTCGGAAAATATACAAAAGCTTCAATCTCTCGGAACCAATATTTTTATTTTTGACTACCGGGGTTATGGCAGAAGCGAGGGCAAACCGGGTGCTCGCGGACTCTCCAAAGATTCTCAG contains:
- a CDS encoding galactose oxidase, with the protein product MFSQYLKSSLLFFLVSFIPLQVWAIGSWQEMGPTPSKRTEVAVTALDGKVYLFGGFGEKGISNKVDIFDTATSTWTAGFPMPEALHHTVAVTLEGKIYIIGGFKSGMWTPTNTLYEFDPKANRWTKKKSMPTERGALAAGVIHGRIYAVGGAQRHIFSLANTAANESYDPHTDQWTSHKPIPTPRDHFTATVWQDKLYAIGGRINVDYNQNLGANEVYDPITDTWSKLAALPTPRSGVTSQLLNGKIYVFGGESGEGTFDDNEAYIPKTDKWEKRPDMPKPCHGLGSAVVGNKIHLLTGGPSPGGGGSRYHQVYSE
- the kdsA gene encoding 3-deoxy-8-phosphooctulonate synthase; this translates as MTREIKVGNVSMGAEKPLAVIAGPCVIESRQHAIDCAGRLKTIFDEAGIPFIFKASYDKANRTSIESFRGPGIEAGLGILAEVKKEIDVPVLSDVHAVEEVDPASQVLDILQIPAFLCRQTDLVIKAAETGKPVNIKKGQFLAPWDMKHVVDKFKTTGNENVSLTERGFMFGYNNLVVDMRSLVVMHEFGCPVVFDCTHSLQLPGGQGTTSGGQRELVAPLTRAAVAVGVDALFMEVHPDPDNAPSDGPNMIKMETLPDLLEQIKELDLLRPGR